A genomic segment from Acidobacteriota bacterium encodes:
- a CDS encoding diguanylate cyclase, producing MTTSRTRSARYRLGAILGLAAAALSGAVVFALDPQTPLSVYIHETWRREQGVSAGIRCIAQTRDGYLWLGTDDGLIRFDGVRTVRFNRRNTPGMVTGAVATLCASPGGGLWIGFLGGGLMRYEGGGFHHWGGREGLPEDSVVSLLEGPDGSLWLGTLNGGLFRFRQGRFTREGTAPGSLPHPMVTSLCQDPAGRLWIGTRKGLVSYDGRRFRAWGDPDGLPATTILKIVCDRGGRLWVTTSDSGLFRSEGDRFSRVGAESGVPDSLDGLFEDADGNIWVGTSRNGLLRYANGRFQALKTDSMPDCSVTSILEDREGSLWFGMNGGGLHRLRNGVVETWGREEGLASSYVYGLLDGGDGSVWVGTEQGVDRLVPLAGRDRGNGAGEGAPPGGRPGLWTVTAGGAGLPPKTCIVSLARDARGRLWAGTDAGSLYCRDGDRWRRVLAQKGTGTFAIPALLADGDHLWLGTFGHHHDLFRVDGPGEPPRPVTIEGLPTDANLTCLFRDRSGTLWVGTYGMGLFRVRDGRALRYADHNRFILSLWEDERGDLWVGSAGGLWRIHDGKAKVCTVREGLADDVITAILPDGGGNLWLGTQAGIGRCSLAALRRFMDGSLPSVSCTVLGRTEGMRTEDCNGGFTRAGVRLPDGTLCFSTTEGVAMVNPARLQGNLRPPPVVIEAVLCDRQPLPLFPSGDGVARVEPEKRDFEFQYTALSFVVPSKIRFRFRLEGYDTDWNEVEDRRKAYYTNLEPGRYTFRVIACNNEGVWNETGAAFAFEIVPRFRETLGFRILLGTVLVLCVAAYIHLRLWRMRRRKRELERLVRVRTEQLEEAVTQLKDANDELQRLAVTDPLTGIANRRRLLDGLEKEWRRSSRNAKPLSLVMLDVDDFKRYNDQNGHQEGDACLRKVGQAIRDTVFRPADLAGRYGGEEFGVVLAETDVEGARCVAERIRAAVEALAIPHPGSRVVDHVTVSLGVASLVPGRHTSPMELVSLADQALYRAKAEGRNRVACHRPEGGAA from the coding sequence ATGACGACGTCCCGCACCCGATCAGCACGATACCGACTGGGAGCGATCCTTGGCCTGGCGGCCGCCGCGCTCTCCGGCGCCGTCGTCTTTGCGCTCGACCCCCAAACGCCCCTGAGCGTTTACATTCACGAGACCTGGCGCCGGGAGCAGGGGGTCAGCGCCGGGATCCGCTGCATCGCCCAGACGCGCGACGGTTACCTCTGGCTGGGGACCGACGACGGGTTGATCCGGTTCGACGGCGTCCGGACCGTGCGGTTCAACCGGCGGAACACCCCCGGGATGGTCACGGGCGCCGTGGCCACCCTCTGCGCCTCCCCGGGGGGCGGCCTGTGGATCGGTTTCCTGGGCGGGGGCCTGATGCGGTACGAGGGCGGGGGTTTCCACCACTGGGGGGGCCGGGAGGGGCTGCCGGAGGATTCCGTCGTGTCGTTGCTGGAAGGGCCGGACGGCTCCCTCTGGCTCGGCACCCTGAACGGGGGGCTCTTCCGCTTCCGGCAGGGGCGGTTCACCCGGGAGGGGACGGCGCCCGGATCGCTGCCGCACCCCATGGTGACGTCCCTGTGCCAGGACCCCGCGGGGCGCCTCTGGATCGGGACCCGCAAGGGGCTGGTGAGTTACGACGGGCGGCGGTTCCGGGCCTGGGGGGACCCGGACGGGCTGCCGGCCACCACCATCCTGAAGATCGTGTGCGACCGGGGCGGGCGCCTGTGGGTGACCACCAGCGATTCCGGGCTTTTCCGGTCCGAGGGGGACCGGTTCTCGCGCGTCGGGGCCGAGTCGGGGGTCCCGGACTCGCTGGACGGCCTGTTCGAGGATGCGGACGGCAACATCTGGGTCGGGACCAGCCGGAACGGCCTGCTGCGGTATGCAAACGGCCGGTTCCAGGCCCTGAAGACCGATTCGATGCCCGACTGCAGCGTGACCTCGATCCTGGAGGACCGGGAGGGGTCCCTCTGGTTCGGGATGAACGGGGGCGGCCTCCATCGCCTGCGGAACGGCGTCGTCGAGACCTGGGGGCGGGAGGAGGGGTTGGCCTCCTCCTACGTCTACGGGCTCCTCGATGGCGGCGATGGGTCGGTGTGGGTCGGCACCGAACAGGGAGTCGACCGTCTCGTGCCCCTGGCGGGGCGGGACCGCGGCAACGGCGCCGGTGAGGGCGCCCCTCCCGGGGGCCGGCCGGGCTTGTGGACCGTGACGGCGGGCGGGGCCGGGCTGCCGCCGAAAACCTGCATCGTGAGCCTGGCCCGCGACGCCCGGGGCCGGCTCTGGGCGGGCACGGACGCCGGGAGCCTCTACTGCCGGGACGGGGACCGCTGGCGCCGGGTCCTCGCGCAGAAAGGGACGGGGACCTTCGCCATCCCGGCCCTGCTGGCGGACGGGGACCACCTCTGGCTGGGGACCTTCGGCCACCACCACGACCTGTTCCGGGTCGACGGCCCGGGGGAGCCACCCCGCCCCGTGACGATCGAGGGACTTCCGACCGACGCCAACCTCACGTGCCTTTTCAGGGACCGGTCCGGGACGCTCTGGGTGGGGACCTACGGGATGGGGCTCTTTCGGGTCAGGGACGGCCGGGCTCTGCGCTACGCCGACCACAACCGGTTCATCCTCTCGCTCTGGGAGGACGAGCGCGGGGACCTCTGGGTGGGAAGCGCGGGCGGCCTGTGGCGGATCCACGACGGGAAGGCGAAGGTCTGCACCGTCCGCGAGGGGTTGGCGGACGACGTGATCACCGCGATCCTGCCCGACGGCGGCGGGAACCTCTGGCTCGGGACCCAGGCGGGGATCGGCCGCTGTTCGCTCGCCGCGTTGCGCCGCTTCATGGACGGTTCGCTCCCCTCGGTTTCGTGCACCGTTCTCGGGCGGACGGAGGGCATGCGGACGGAGGACTGCAACGGGGGGTTCACCCGGGCCGGCGTCCGGTTGCCCGACGGCACCTTGTGTTTTTCCACCACCGAGGGCGTCGCCATGGTGAACCCCGCGAGGCTGCAGGGCAATCTCCGACCCCCGCCGGTGGTCATCGAGGCGGTGCTGTGCGACCGCCAGCCGCTCCCGCTCTTTCCCTCCGGAGACGGGGTGGCCCGGGTCGAGCCGGAGAAACGGGATTTCGAGTTCCAGTACACGGCGCTCAGCTTCGTGGTCCCGTCGAAGATCCGCTTCCGGTTTCGACTGGAAGGGTACGACACCGACTGGAACGAGGTGGAGGACCGCCGGAAGGCCTACTACACCAACCTGGAACCGGGACGGTACACCTTCCGGGTCATCGCCTGCAACAACGAGGGGGTCTGGAACGAGACCGGGGCCGCTTTCGCCTTCGAGATCGTGCCCCGGTTCCGGGAGACCCTCGGGTTCCGGATCCTGCTGGGGACTGTTCTCGTCCTCTGCGTGGCCGCCTACATCCACCTCCGGCTCTGGCGGATGCGGCGACGGAAACGGGAACTGGAGAGGCTGGTTCGCGTGCGGACGGAACAGCTGGAGGAGGCCGTCACCCAGCTCAAGGACGCTAACGACGAGCTGCAGCGTCTCGCGGTGACGGACCCGCTCACCGGGATCGCCAACCGCCGGAGACTGCTCGACGGGCTGGAGAAGGAGTGGCGGCGGTCCTCCCGCAACGCCAAGCCCCTCTCCCTGGTCATGCTGGACGTGGACGACTTCAAACGGTACAACGACCAGAACGGGCACCAGGAGGGCGACGCGTGTCTCCGGAAGGTGGGGCAGGCCATCCGGGACACCGTTTTCCGCCCGGCGGACCTGGCCGGGCGCTACGGCGGCGAGGAGTTCGGCGTGGTGCTGGCGGAGACGGACGTGGAGGGGGCCCGGTGCGTGGCGGAGCGAATCCGGGCGGCGGTGGAAGCCCTGGCGATCCCCCACCCCGGTTCCCGGGTGGTGGACCACGTCACCGTCAGTTTGGGCGTCGCCAGCCTGGTACCGGGCCGGCACACCTCCCCCATGGAACTGGTCTCCCTCGCCGACCAGGCGCTGTACCGGGCCAAGGCCGAAGGACGAAACCGGGTGGCTTGCCATCGCCCGGAGGGCGGGGCCGCATGA
- a CDS encoding protein kinase: protein MSRPHRPVRPGRAPERASGRGNLTPCRRVSARGAAVLLLLTLCLPWAPALDPSRNVRQYIQDTWGLKEGLPQLSVQQMAQDRSGYLWIGTQNGIACFNGTDFRVYDTRNTPQIEEDSVYALGVDAKDRVWAWPNVASLVRIERPRVERVAVPGLLPSLTTVVCFATGGDGSVWFGSNTGLFRFRDAEPPLRLGMQDGLPSNDIASLCVDRRGVLWIGTRGSGLATYQDGRVTPVQSRTAPRSVQALWAAADGRVLAGSEAGVTIFESGREISTQPGPWPEGSRVTCLRVDRDGNLWTGTDNAGLYRVRDGRADRLSKAEGLPVNGICSLLEDREGALWVGTNGGGLVRLRDGLFTPVTHRIGLGDDFCWMVCPGEGDAVWIGTNSGLSGYDGHAVRNPSRENGVPEVAVRAGYRDTDGRFWFGGRGLLGHTDGTSFTLYGERDGVPGDSTISAIARDDAGNLWVGTIGRGLYNFRDGRLEPIRMPGVPAGANVRAVVPGPDGRLWFGIFGVGLGVLSGGRWTLFDQRDGLRNLGVLAVCVRPDGTVWFGAGGLHRYRGGNFVNLDRKLEMPDKHLVQILDDGVGYAWVCNLKGIVRVSWEDLDALADGRAAGARTRVFGLWDGLPSTECNGANQSAGCRTPDGKLWFPTTGGVAFVDPRAVMAVPAPPKVRIDECRADDRPVDPREPGLAFPPGTAHLYIGFTSLYFTAPERVRFRYRLDGLDADWREGTGLRNAVYTNLSPGEYTFRVSACNADGAWNPDEAVLAFEIRPFFYQTAWFRWSLFVLAVVGVNFLLKGGRKLVETLRYWRRNHYFAHFRILEQIGRGGAGNVYRARDTRNGRLVALKIIHREAADPAAIRRLVTEGRISGTIRHPNIVEILEQGDYAGRLYFAMEFVEGVTLRDLMNRRRLPVAHSMELFRILLGVIEDLHKSGIAHRDLKPENIMVKSTFEWADELPPHAVREGLGAALRVLDFGTARFIDSRTLTRTGQFEGTLYYLPPEFFLGQRVSGTEQDYYALGIILYELLGGRRPFAAQDDTDLIAAILHDPLPPPGAFQFDVPAPLSDLVLNLIDRNAQRRLKSFVAIRERLDALAANPGDPRPAPGGEAPAR, encoded by the coding sequence ATGAGCCGCCCGCACCGCCCCGTCCGGCCGGGAAGGGCCCCCGAGAGGGCGTCGGGAAGGGGAAACCTCACCCCCTGCCGCCGGGTGTCCGCCCGGGGGGCCGCGGTGCTCCTGCTGCTGACGCTCTGCCTCCCCTGGGCCCCGGCCCTGGACCCCTCGCGGAACGTCCGGCAGTACATCCAGGACACCTGGGGCCTCAAGGAGGGGCTGCCCCAGCTCTCCGTCCAGCAGATGGCCCAGGACCGGTCGGGCTACCTCTGGATCGGCACCCAGAACGGGATCGCCTGCTTCAACGGGACGGATTTCCGGGTCTACGACACGCGGAACACCCCGCAGATCGAGGAGGATTCCGTCTACGCGCTGGGGGTCGACGCGAAGGACCGCGTCTGGGCCTGGCCCAACGTGGCCTCCCTGGTGCGGATCGAGAGGCCGCGGGTCGAGCGCGTCGCGGTCCCGGGCCTGCTGCCCAGCCTCACCACGGTCGTCTGTTTCGCCACGGGGGGGGACGGTTCCGTCTGGTTCGGCTCCAACACGGGGCTGTTCCGTTTCCGGGACGCCGAGCCGCCGCTCCGCCTGGGCATGCAGGACGGCCTTCCGTCCAACGACATCGCCAGCCTGTGCGTCGATCGCCGGGGGGTCCTCTGGATCGGCACCCGCGGCAGCGGGTTGGCCACCTATCAGGACGGGAGGGTCACGCCGGTTCAGAGCCGGACCGCCCCGCGCTCGGTGCAGGCGCTCTGGGCCGCCGCGGACGGTCGGGTGCTGGCTGGCAGCGAGGCCGGCGTGACGATCTTCGAATCCGGCCGGGAGATCTCCACGCAGCCGGGGCCGTGGCCGGAGGGGTCCCGGGTGACGTGCCTGCGGGTGGACCGGGACGGGAACCTCTGGACCGGTACGGACAACGCCGGCCTCTACCGGGTGCGGGACGGCAGGGCCGACCGTCTCTCGAAGGCGGAGGGGCTGCCCGTCAACGGCATCTGCAGCCTCCTGGAGGACCGGGAGGGCGCCCTCTGGGTGGGGACCAACGGCGGCGGGCTGGTGCGGCTTCGGGACGGCCTGTTCACCCCCGTCACCCACCGCATCGGGCTGGGGGACGACTTCTGCTGGATGGTCTGCCCGGGGGAGGGGGACGCCGTCTGGATCGGGACCAACTCGGGGCTCTCCGGCTATGACGGGCACGCGGTGCGGAACCCGAGCCGGGAGAACGGGGTCCCCGAGGTGGCCGTCCGCGCGGGGTACCGGGACACCGACGGGCGGTTCTGGTTCGGCGGGCGCGGCCTCCTCGGCCACACGGACGGGACGTCCTTCACCCTCTACGGGGAGAGGGACGGGGTCCCCGGCGACAGCACCATCAGCGCCATTGCCCGCGACGACGCGGGGAACCTGTGGGTGGGGACCATCGGCCGCGGGCTGTACAACTTCCGGGACGGCCGGCTGGAGCCGATCCGGATGCCCGGGGTCCCCGCGGGGGCCAACGTGCGGGCCGTCGTCCCCGGCCCGGACGGCCGCCTCTGGTTCGGGATCTTCGGCGTGGGGCTCGGTGTCCTGTCCGGGGGGCGGTGGACCCTCTTCGACCAGCGGGACGGGCTGCGGAACCTCGGTGTCCTGGCCGTCTGCGTGCGGCCCGACGGGACGGTCTGGTTCGGCGCGGGGGGCCTTCACCGCTACCGGGGGGGAAACTTCGTGAACCTCGACCGGAAGCTCGAGATGCCCGACAAGCACCTGGTGCAGATCCTCGACGACGGGGTCGGGTACGCGTGGGTCTGCAACCTCAAGGGGATCGTCCGGGTGTCCTGGGAGGACCTCGACGCGCTGGCCGACGGGAGGGCCGCCGGGGCCCGCACCCGGGTGTTCGGGCTGTGGGACGGTCTGCCGTCCACCGAGTGCAACGGGGCCAACCAGTCCGCGGGCTGCCGCACCCCGGACGGGAAACTCTGGTTCCCCACCACCGGCGGCGTGGCTTTCGTCGACCCCCGGGCGGTGATGGCCGTGCCGGCGCCCCCGAAGGTCCGCATCGACGAGTGCCGGGCGGACGACCGCCCCGTCGACCCCCGGGAGCCCGGGCTCGCCTTTCCCCCGGGCACCGCCCACCTGTACATCGGCTTCACCAGCCTCTACTTCACCGCCCCCGAGCGGGTGCGCTTCCGCTACCGCCTGGACGGCCTCGACGCGGACTGGCGGGAGGGGACGGGCCTGCGCAACGCCGTGTACACCAACCTTTCCCCCGGGGAGTACACCTTCCGCGTGAGCGCCTGCAACGCGGACGGCGCCTGGAACCCCGACGAGGCCGTCCTCGCCTTCGAGATCCGCCCGTTCTTCTACCAGACGGCCTGGTTCCGGTGGTCGCTCTTCGTCCTGGCGGTGGTCGGGGTGAACTTTCTGCTCAAGGGCGGGCGAAAGCTGGTGGAGACCCTCCGCTACTGGCGCCGGAACCACTATTTCGCGCACTTCCGGATCCTCGAGCAGATCGGCCGGGGCGGGGCCGGGAACGTCTACCGCGCCCGGGACACCCGCAACGGCCGCCTCGTGGCGCTGAAGATCATTCACCGGGAGGCGGCGGACCCGGCCGCCATCCGCCGCCTGGTGACGGAGGGGCGCATCTCCGGGACCATCCGGCACCCCAACATCGTGGAGATCCTGGAGCAGGGGGACTACGCCGGCCGGCTTTACTTCGCCATGGAGTTCGTGGAGGGGGTCACCCTCCGGGACCTCATGAACCGGCGCCGCCTCCCCGTCGCGCACTCCATGGAACTGTTCCGGATTCTCCTGGGGGTGATCGAGGACCTCCACAAGTCCGGGATCGCCCACCGCGACTTGAAACCCGAGAACATCATGGTGAAGTCCACGTTCGAGTGGGCGGACGAACTGCCTCCCCACGCCGTTCGGGAAGGGCTCGGCGCCGCCCTGCGGGTGCTCGACTTCGGGACGGCCCGGTTCATCGACTCCCGGACCCTGACCCGGACCGGGCAGTTCGAGGGGACCCTGTACTACCTCCCGCCCGAATTCTTCCTGGGGCAGCGGGTTTCCGGCACCGAGCAGGATTACTACGCCCTGGGCATCATCCTCTACGAACTCCTGGGCGGGCGCCGCCCCTTCGCCGCCCAGGACGACACCGACCTCATCGCCGCCATCCTCCACGACCCCCTCCCGCCGCCGGGGGCCTTCCAGTTCGACGTGCCCGCCCCGCTCTCGGACCTGGTCCTGAACCTCATCGACCGGAACGCCCAGCGCCGGCTGAAATCCTTCGTCGCCATCCGGGAGCGGCTCGACGCCCTCGCGGCGAACCCCGGGGACCCCCGACCGGCCCCGGGCGGCGAGGCGCCGGCGCGGTGA
- the metK gene encoding methionine adenosyltransferase produces the protein MDQNERYLFSSESVTEGHPDKIADQISDSVLDAILGQDKYGRVACETLVTTGLAVVAGEITTDCYVDIPSVVRSTLKKIGYTDSAYGIDYETCGVVTTIDRQSPDIAQGVDTGGAGDQGIMFGFACNETAELMPTPIDLAHKLTLRLSEARRKGIIKYLRPDGKSQVTVEYEGHRPVRVPAVVVSTQHDDVDIKILREEVEDHIIRHVIPGELMTKETQFHINPTGRFVRGGPHADCGLTGRKIIVDTYGGMGRHGGGAFSGKDPTKVDRSASYMARHIAKNVVAAGLADRAEIQLAYAIGVAQPVSVLLETFGTGKADKNRIEKAVREVFPLTPRGIIDYLDLLNPIYCATASYGHFGRREHGFTWELTNKTEELRTAVGW, from the coding sequence GTGGACCAGAATGAACGTTATCTCTTTTCCTCAGAGTCGGTTACGGAAGGCCATCCCGACAAGATCGCCGACCAGATCAGCGACTCCGTGCTGGACGCCATCCTCGGCCAGGACAAGTACGGCCGCGTGGCGTGCGAGACCCTGGTGACCACCGGCCTGGCCGTCGTGGCGGGCGAGATCACCACCGACTGCTACGTGGACATTCCCAGCGTGGTGCGCAGCACCCTGAAGAAGATCGGTTACACCGACTCCGCCTACGGCATCGACTACGAGACCTGCGGCGTGGTGACCACCATCGACCGGCAGTCGCCCGACATCGCCCAGGGGGTCGACACCGGCGGCGCCGGCGACCAGGGCATCATGTTCGGCTTCGCCTGCAACGAGACCGCCGAACTCATGCCCACCCCCATCGACCTTGCCCACAAGCTCACCCTGCGCCTCTCCGAGGCCCGGCGGAAAGGGATCATCAAGTACCTCCGCCCCGACGGCAAGAGCCAGGTCACGGTGGAGTACGAGGGGCACCGGCCGGTGCGCGTCCCGGCCGTCGTGGTCAGCACCCAGCACGACGACGTCGACATCAAGATCCTCCGCGAGGAAGTGGAGGACCACATCATCCGGCACGTGATCCCCGGGGAGTTGATGACCAAGGAGACCCAGTTCCACATCAATCCCACCGGGCGCTTCGTCCGCGGCGGCCCGCACGCCGACTGCGGCCTCACCGGGCGCAAGATCATCGTGGACACCTACGGCGGCATGGGCCGGCACGGCGGCGGCGCCTTCTCGGGCAAGGACCCGACGAAGGTGGACCGTTCCGCCTCCTACATGGCGCGGCACATCGCGAAGAACGTCGTGGCCGCCGGCCTGGCGGACCGGGCGGAGATCCAGCTGGCCTACGCCATCGGCGTTGCCCAGCCCGTGAGCGTCCTGCTGGAGACCTTCGGGACCGGCAAGGCGGACAAGAACCGCATCGAGAAGGCGGTGCGCGAGGTGTTCCCCCTGACGCCGCGGGGCATCATCGACTATTTGGACCTGCTCAACCCCATCTACTGCGCCACCGCGTCCTACGGTCACTTCGGCCGGCGCGAGCACGGGTTCACCTGGGAACTGACCAACAAGACCGAGGAACTCCGCACGGCGGTGGGGTGGTAG
- a CDS encoding 30S ribosomal protein S21: MAFVALQEGESLENALRRFKRKVQQEDIIKEIKKHSFYLKPGEKLRIKQALARKRLRKKMRSIQRKLD, translated from the coding sequence GTGGCCTTCGTCGCACTGCAGGAAGGGGAGAGCCTGGAGAACGCCCTTCGCCGTTTCAAGCGGAAAGTCCAGCAGGAGGACATCATCAAGGAGATCAAGAAGCACTCCTTCTACCTCAAGCCGGGTGAGAAGCTGAGGATCAAGCAGGCGCTCGCCCGCAAACGCCTCCGCAAGAAGATGCGCAGCATCCAGCGCAAGCTGGATTGA
- a CDS encoding type II toxin-antitoxin system VapC family toxin, protein MAAVDTNILVRLVTRDDPEQYAKALEFLNRNKPVWVAHLTVLELAWVLSCCYKVDKGRVCAVVRMLLDAAEFNVQQPAVLEAALDRWEASGIDFADAFILESARAASEIPLATFDARLGRLDGAHLLE, encoded by the coding sequence ATGGCGGCGGTCGATACCAACATTCTCGTTCGACTGGTGACCCGGGACGATCCGGAACAGTACGCGAAAGCCCTGGAATTCCTGAACCGTAACAAGCCCGTCTGGGTGGCTCACTTGACCGTACTGGAGCTTGCCTGGGTGCTGTCATGCTGTTACAAGGTCGACAAGGGCAGGGTCTGTGCCGTGGTCCGGATGCTCCTGGACGCGGCGGAGTTCAATGTTCAGCAACCGGCGGTCCTGGAAGCGGCTCTTGACCGCTGGGAGGCTTCCGGTATCGACTTCGCGGACGCCTTCATCCTGGAGTCGGCCCGTGCCGCCTCCGAGATCCCGCTGGCGACTTTCGACGCCCGGCTGGGCAGGCTCGACGGGGCCCATCTCCTTGAATGA
- a CDS encoding AbrB/MazE/SpoVT family DNA-binding domain-containing protein, producing the protein MRVAQSRVTRQGQISIPAAVRRELDIGPGTELIWDRGANGEYVIRPKRRALADIHALLEEVPLSRQTDDDILKARRDFMAVRTRHPAPAAGD; encoded by the coding sequence ATGCGAGTTGCGCAATCGAGGGTCACCCGCCAGGGGCAGATTTCCATTCCGGCCGCCGTTCGAAGAGAACTGGACATCGGGCCCGGAACCGAGCTGATCTGGGATCGGGGGGCAAACGGGGAGTACGTGATCCGTCCCAAGCGGCGAGCGTTGGCGGACATCCATGCCCTTCTGGAGGAGGTCCCCCTGTCCCGGCAGACAGACGACGATATCCTGAAAGCCAGGCGTGATTTTATGGCCGTGCGGACCCGGCATCCGGCGCCGGCGGCGGGGGATTGA
- a CDS encoding LamG domain-containing protein, whose protein sequence is MKTTHGTRRMLEAGRPLLVALAALALSAPALAGIGDGGCAWLSGSTYLDSSAIASPTGAFTVEAWARCDSADPASQFIVSKNDDDGASRHGYYLRVNASGYAEAGIGNGSSWVTATSSFDIDQGDWNHYALVYDGTNMLFYLNGVRIGSEAVTPFHSDSYFTVGCGQYAGSDYNWTGHIDEVRYWSVARTQAEICGSMFTSFTDAICKLLLYYKFDGNAQDATRPDNLGGTGTFVSGGSGVCQSYVTLDGATDYFSSSSVLFPSKAFTVEAWARCASETPADQYIVSQNEDSEYPSGYYIRVNGDGKAEAGISDGFTWATVASSGTIVKDAWNHYAMTFDGASLEFYLNGSSVGSTTAALATSFSTFMVGRGQYYKGSSSSDYYWNGDIEEVRCWSVARTQTEIYDNMSTALSGTECGLQHYYKFDGDGNDSVETAEDLSWSGTSEYRRSGAFAGPKNALTLDGSEDYVAVADDASLDFSTGSFTLMFWIKGAAPAGDRAVIDHTDASGGYLVEVTGSGEGKLRFSDTATTLTSTAAVMDGTWHHVTVTHYAGTVYIYLDGIADATADGFYDGCTASAANPLYVGRYQSGATPCLGASLDEVRIWNYNLDDYSPIETIPGCIFRNLVGTDYGLVLYFRMDFGTAGQDNAALGTRLADHSGGGNQGTLSYSSTYPVFGSSTAFYTWIGAESSAGNPPASSRWDLPGNWSRYAVPTATDNAGLHKSPAYSPSDTQPRLNSTTGDRACHHLHVGENFYLDNSRKISVSGHFFGTSQAPFACATGTLAFVGSSR, encoded by the coding sequence ATGAAGACAACGCACGGAACCCGACGGATGCTCGAAGCCGGACGCCCCCTTCTCGTCGCCCTGGCGGCGCTGGCCCTTTCCGCCCCCGCGCTCGCGGGGATCGGGGACGGCGGGTGCGCCTGGCTGTCCGGTTCCACCTATCTGGACTCGTCCGCGATCGCCTCCCCGACCGGGGCGTTCACCGTGGAAGCCTGGGCCCGGTGCGACAGCGCCGACCCCGCCAGCCAGTTCATCGTCTCCAAGAACGACGACGACGGCGCCAGCCGGCACGGCTACTACCTCCGGGTCAACGCTTCCGGGTACGCCGAGGCGGGTATCGGGAACGGTTCCAGCTGGGTGACGGCAACCTCCTCTTTCGACATCGATCAGGGGGACTGGAACCACTACGCCCTGGTGTACGACGGCACCAATATGCTTTTTTACCTGAACGGCGTTCGCATCGGGTCCGAGGCCGTGACGCCGTTCCACAGCGACTCCTACTTCACCGTCGGGTGCGGGCAGTACGCCGGGTCCGATTACAACTGGACCGGGCACATCGACGAAGTCCGCTACTGGTCGGTCGCCCGGACGCAGGCCGAGATCTGCGGCAGCATGTTCACCTCCTTCACCGACGCCATCTGCAAGCTCCTGCTTTACTACAAGTTCGACGGCAATGCCCAGGATGCCACCCGCCCGGACAACCTGGGCGGCACGGGCACCTTCGTCAGCGGCGGTTCCGGCGTCTGCCAGAGCTATGTGACCCTGGACGGCGCCACCGACTACTTTTCCTCCTCTTCGGTCCTCTTTCCATCCAAGGCGTTCACCGTCGAAGCCTGGGCCCGGTGCGCCAGCGAAACCCCCGCCGACCAGTACATCGTCTCGCAGAATGAAGACTCAGAATACCCCAGCGGGTACTATATCCGGGTCAACGGGGACGGGAAGGCCGAGGCCGGCATCAGCGACGGTTTCACCTGGGCCACGGTGGCCAGTTCCGGCACCATCGTCAAAGACGCGTGGAACCACTACGCGATGACTTTCGACGGCGCCAGCCTCGAGTTCTACCTGAACGGCTCATCCGTCGGTTCAACCACCGCAGCGCTGGCGACAAGCTTCAGCACCTTCATGGTGGGTCGCGGACAATACTACAAGGGTTCCTCCTCCAGCGATTATTACTGGAATGGCGACATCGAAGAAGTCCGTTGCTGGTCGGTAGCGCGGACGCAGACGGAGATCTACGACAACATGTCCACCGCGCTGTCGGGCACCGAGTGCGGCCTCCAGCATTACTACAAGTTCGACGGCGACGGGAACGACAGCGTTGAAACGGCCGAGGACCTCAGTTGGAGCGGCACGAGTGAGTATCGCCGGTCCGGGGCCTTCGCCGGGCCGAAAAACGCCCTGACCCTGGACGGGTCCGAGGACTACGTCGCGGTGGCGGACGACGCCTCCCTGGACTTTTCCACGGGGAGCTTCACCCTCATGTTCTGGATCAAGGGCGCCGCCCCCGCGGGCGACCGGGCCGTGATCGACCACACGGACGCCTCCGGCGGTTACCTCGTCGAGGTGACGGGGTCCGGCGAAGGCAAGCTCCGGTTCTCCGACACCGCAACGACCTTGACCTCCACGGCGGCGGTGATGGACGGCACGTGGCACCACGTGACGGTGACCCATTACGCCGGAACGGTTTACATCTATTTGGACGGCATTGCCGACGCCACCGCCGACGGTTTCTACGACGGGTGCACCGCCAGCGCCGCCAACCCCCTCTACGTGGGGCGCTACCAGTCCGGGGCCACCCCCTGCCTGGGCGCCTCGCTCGACGAGGTCCGGATCTGGAACTACAACCTCGACGACTACTCCCCCATCGAAACGATCCCCGGCTGCATTTTCCGCAACCTGGTCGGGACGGATTACGGCCTGGTCCTCTATTTCCGGATGGATTTCGGAACGGCCGGCCAGGACAACGCCGCGCTCGGCACGCGCCTGGCCGACCACTCCGGGGGAGGGAACCAGGGCACCCTCAGCTATTCCTCCACCTACCCCGTCTTTGGTTCGTCCACCGCGTTCTACACCTGGATCGGCGCCGAGAGTAGCGCAGGGAATCCCCCGGCGAGTTCCCGCTGGGACCTCCCGGGCAACTGGAGCCGCTACGCCGTGCCGACGGCGACGGACAACGCGGGCCTGCACAAATCACCGGCGTATTCCCCTTCCGACACGCAACCGAGGCTCAACAGCACCACCGGGGACCGGGCCTGCCATCACCTGCACGTCGGCGAGAACTTCTACCTCGACAACAGCCGGAAGATCAGCGTCTCGGGCCATTTCTTCGGCACCTCCCAGGCGCCCTTCGCCTGTGCGACGGGTACCCTGGCTTTTGTTGGGAGTTCGAGGTAG